The DNA segment CGCCGCCCGTACCCTGCGCCTCACTCGACCCGGGCGGCGAGGAGGGCGATGTCGTCCTGCGACGGCTCGGGGACCATGGCTTCGATGATGCGCCCGCACAGGCCGCTCACTCCCGCCCCGGCGGTGACGAGGTCCTGCACGACCGACGCCAGCCGGTCGAGGCCTAACTGGAGCGGAAGGGTGGACGTCTCGACCAGCCCGTCGGTGAAGAACACCAGCAGGGACCCCGGGTCGAGCTCGACCTTGGTCGACTGGTAGGACGGCGAGGAGAGGACGCCGAGGGGCACGTTGGGGTCGAGGTCGAGGTAGCGGGCCGGCGCCGACGGCGTCGCCAGGAGCGCCGGCGGGTGGCCGGCGCTCACCGCCTCGAGGACGCGGGTCTCGAGGTCGAGCACCACGTATATCGCCGTGGCCATGGACGAAGAGCTCATGCCCTGCAGGAGGCGGTCGAGGCTGGTCATCAGGTCCGTGGGCCCCAGGCCCAGCACGGCATAGGCGCGCATGGCGGTCCGCAGCTGGCCCATGAGCGCAGCGGCCCGGGTCCCCCGACCGATGACGTCGCCCACGGCCAGGGCGACGCGGTCGTCGTCGAGGACGAACACGTCGTACCAGTCGCCGCCCACCTGCATGCCGGTGCTTCCGGGCAGGTAGGCGGGGTCGAGGGCGAGGCCGCGGACCGACGGGAGCTTGTCGGGGAGCAGCCCCCGCTGGAGCGTCTCGGCGATCCGGTGCTCCTGCTCGTAGCGCTCGGCGTTCTCGATGGCGACGGCCGCCAGCTGGGCCAGCTGGACGAGCACGACCTCGTCGCCCTCGGTGAAATCGCCGTCCACCTTGTCGGCCACCTGGATCAGGCCCAGGGTCCGGCCCGTGCGCCCGGTGAGGGGAACGGCCAGCCACCCCTCCAGCATGGGGTGGCCGGCCTCGACGACGCCCACTCCGAGCGACGAGAAGGCCTCGGCGATCTCACGTTTGGTCATCCGCACGGGCTCGTTGCGCTCCCAGACCACCCGGTACAACTCCGAGAGGCGATCGGTGCCGCCCGCCTCCGCCCGCCCGGCGTACTTCGACGACACGGACCGGGAGCGCTCGGCGCCGTGGGCGTCGCGGGCCGCGGTGATGGCCGTCTCCGCGCAGTGGGCGCCGATCACCTCTCGGGCGCTGTCGTTGATCACCCGCAGGATCTCCCGGAGCGACAGCGTCGAGTTGATGACCACGGCCGCGTCCGCCAGCTTGCGCAGCCGGTGGGCCTCGGTCTCGAAGCGCTGGTCGAGGCGGTGGGCCAGCAGCTCGGCCTGGCGGCGCAGCTGGACGG comes from the Acidimicrobiales bacterium genome and includes:
- a CDS encoding SpoIIE family protein phosphatase, yielding MTGPGYGDVPAAILLVDDHPENLVALEAVLAPLGSTLLRAGSGEEALKHLLVHDVALIVLDVQMPGMDGFETAARIKERERTAEIPIIFLTAYSTETASAVQGFSSGAVDYVTKPFDPGLLRAKVEVFVELHQKTVQLRRQAELLAHRLDQRFETEAHRLRKLADAAVVINSTLSLREILRVINDSAREVIGAHCAETAITAARDAHGAERSRSVSSKYAGRAEAGGTDRLSELYRVVWERNEPVRMTKREIAEAFSSLGVGVVEAGHPMLEGWLAVPLTGRTGRTLGLIQVADKVDGDFTEGDEVVLVQLAQLAAVAIENAERYEQEHRIAETLQRGLLPDKLPSVRGLALDPAYLPGSTGMQVGGDWYDVFVLDDDRVALAVGDVIGRGTRAAALMGQLRTAMRAYAVLGLGPTDLMTSLDRLLQGMSSSSMATAIYVVLDLETRVLEAVSAGHPPALLATPSAPARYLDLDPNVPLGVLSSPSYQSTKVELDPGSLLVFFTDGLVETSTLPLQLGLDRLASVVQDLVTAGAGVSGLCGRIIEAMVPEPSQDDIALLAARVE